A single Chloracidobacterium sp. DNA region contains:
- a CDS encoding sulfite exporter TauE/SafE family protein: MEPTLILMIVAICVVAIMYSSVGHGGASGYLAVMAFMAVAPELTRPTALVLNLFVATIGTVQFYRAGYFSWRLFLPFAAGSIPMAFVGGMIHLPTDVYKIVLGAVLCLAAIRLAVNLKGDDRVKEPPIIACLLIGAVIGLLSGMVGVGGGIFLTPILLLMHWAETRVAAGVSVLFILVNSVSGLVGQYFKGALNGLPAEVWIWIAAAVVGGLIGSTLGSKKFNSMMLRRVLAVVLLFAGVKLIWA, from the coding sequence ATGGAACCAACGCTAATATTGATGATAGTTGCGATCTGCGTGGTCGCAATAATGTACTCGTCAGTTGGACACGGCGGAGCGTCGGGGTACTTAGCGGTGATGGCGTTTATGGCCGTTGCTCCGGAACTGACTCGTCCGACAGCGCTCGTGCTAAATCTATTTGTGGCGACGATCGGGACGGTGCAATTTTATCGGGCAGGGTATTTTTCGTGGCGGCTGTTTTTACCATTTGCGGCCGGCTCGATACCGATGGCATTTGTCGGCGGGATGATACATTTGCCGACGGACGTATATAAGATCGTGCTCGGCGCCGTGCTGTGTCTGGCAGCGATCAGACTCGCGGTCAATCTCAAGGGCGACGATAGGGTGAAAGAACCGCCGATCATTGCGTGTTTGCTGATCGGTGCTGTGATCGGACTGCTGTCGGGAATGGTCGGCGTCGGCGGCGGCATATTCCTGACGCCGATATTACTGTTGATGCACTGGGCAGAAACGCGGGTCGCGGCAGGCGTATCGGTGCTGTTCATTTTGGTCAATTCGGTCTCGGGCCTCGTCGGGCAGTATTTCAAAGGTGCACTCAACGGTCTTCCGGCCGAGGTCTGGATATGGATCGCGGCAGCAGTTGTCGGCGGCCTGATCGGTTCGACACTCGGTAGCAAGAAATTTAATTCGATGATGCTACGGCGCGTGTTGGCCGTTGTGCTGCTATTTGCGGGCGTAAAGTTAATTTGGGCGTAG
- a CDS encoding VWA domain-containing protein, translating to MKILISTLLLLVTAAFVSAQSGRNKPNETPTPTPATRSATGYIPTEAKLPTSLPTPTPKPKDDPDIITVDSALVPIPVSVTDASGRSVTNLKLADFELQIDGKPAEISELTRSDSPIRLAMIFDNSSSVMIAREFEKEAAVRFFKRVIRPGGDQAALFSLSDYTRLEQPLTRDVSLLTQAIRMFPEPKGATALLDGIVKVAEYLKAAEGRRVVVIVSDGEDTYSDIKTTLESVIKELQIANCQVYVVKTKEFENFKRTGLRGGNANIRSLTAERRMLELAAQTGGAVYSPIDEDEMNAAFSQISAELSQQYILSYYPDDDGKNTSDLRLISLSIKGKPNFTVRTRKGYYVGKRP from the coding sequence ATGAAGATATTAATTTCGACATTGTTATTGTTGGTAACGGCAGCATTTGTTTCGGCCCAATCGGGACGTAATAAACCGAATGAGACGCCGACGCCAACGCCGGCTACTCGATCGGCGACAGGTTATATTCCGACCGAAGCAAAGCTGCCGACCTCATTGCCGACGCCTACCCCAAAACCGAAGGACGATCCGGATATTATAACGGTCGACTCGGCATTGGTTCCGATACCTGTTTCGGTGACCGACGCATCGGGCAGGTCAGTTACCAACCTAAAACTCGCCGATTTTGAATTACAGATCGACGGAAAACCGGCTGAGATCAGCGAACTTACTCGTTCCGATTCGCCTATCAGGCTGGCAATGATATTTGATAATTCGTCGAGCGTGATGATCGCTCGTGAATTTGAAAAGGAGGCGGCCGTAAGGTTTTTTAAGAGGGTGATCAGGCCCGGCGGCGATCAGGCAGCCCTATTTTCACTTTCGGATTATACGAGGCTCGAACAACCGCTGACGCGCGACGTCTCACTGCTGACGCAGGCGATCAGGATGTTTCCCGAACCAAAAGGTGCGACCGCCTTGCTCGATGGGATCGTGAAGGTTGCCGAATACCTCAAAGCCGCTGAGGGCCGCCGCGTAGTCGTGATCGTCTCGGACGGCGAGGACACTTATAGCGATATCAAAACCACTTTGGAATCCGTGATCAAGGAACTGCAGATCGCCAATTGTCAGGTCTACGTGGTCAAGACCAAGGAATTTGAGAATTTTAAACGGACGGGACTCCGCGGCGGCAATGCCAATATTCGATCATTAACGGCGGAGCGGCGAATGCTCGAACTCGCCGCACAGACCGGCGGAGCGGTCTATTCGCCGATCGACGAAGATGAAATGAACGCCGCCTTTTCTCAGATATCCGCAGAGCTTTCGCAACAGTATATACTGAGTTATTACCCCGACGATGACGGAAAGAATACTAGTGACCTGCGCCTCATATCTTTGAGCATAAAGGGCAAACCCAACTTTACCGTGCGAACACGTAAGGGATACTATGTGGGGAAAAGGCCCTAA
- the xerC gene encoding tyrosine recombinase XerC, protein MLNEYLTQFLQHLKYERNLSPHTLRNYASDLEQFGDYLFRVEKRADIPVEQIDRLTIREWMAGLHEDHKKTSIARKLASLRTFFQFLVREGKLESNPAKLVATPRIERKLPNHLSMEDAVRFIETPNVNTDLGRRDRAILEFLYATGIRVGELVSIDLGDIDFRERMVRVTGKRKKQRIVPFGEPALQALMNYLEKSRPVFLNECPLTTRDPNAVFLHRRGGRLTTRSVGRMIDKYIKLCADIHDISPHSLRHTFATHLLDSGADLRDIQELLGHARLSTTQIYTQVSMEKMIDVYDKAHPKA, encoded by the coding sequence ATGCTTAACGAATATCTCACGCAATTTCTGCAGCACCTTAAATACGAGCGCAATCTCAGTCCGCATACGCTGCGAAACTACGCGAGCGATCTCGAGCAGTTTGGCGACTACCTTTTTCGCGTCGAAAAGCGTGCGGACATTCCCGTCGAGCAGATCGACAGGCTAACGATCCGCGAATGGATGGCCGGATTGCACGAAGATCATAAGAAGACATCGATCGCACGTAAATTGGCGAGTTTGCGTACTTTCTTCCAGTTTTTGGTTCGTGAGGGCAAACTCGAATCCAATCCGGCAAAGCTCGTAGCTACGCCGCGGATCGAACGCAAACTGCCGAACCATCTCTCGATGGAGGACGCCGTTCGCTTTATCGAAACGCCGAACGTCAATACCGATCTTGGCCGCCGCGATCGCGCAATACTCGAATTTTTGTACGCGACCGGCATCCGCGTCGGCGAACTTGTGAGCATCGATCTCGGGGATATCGATTTTCGCGAACGAATGGTACGCGTCACCGGTAAACGCAAAAAGCAACGGATAGTGCCCTTTGGCGAACCTGCACTGCAGGCGTTGATGAATTACCTCGAGAAGTCGCGACCGGTGTTTCTAAATGAATGCCCACTAACGACCCGTGACCCAAATGCTGTTTTTCTGCACCGTCGCGGCGGGCGCCTGACGACGCGTTCGGTGGGCCGAATGATCGACAAGTACATCAAGCTGTGTGCGGATATTCACGACATCTCGCCGCACTCATTGCGGCACACATTCGCGACGCACCTGCTCGACAGCGGCGCCGACCTTCGCGACATTCAGGAACTGCTCGGCCACGCACGGCTCTCGACCACCCAGATATACACGCAGGTGTCGATGGAAAAGATGATCGATGTTTATGACAAAGCTCATCCGAAAGCGTGA
- a CDS encoding carboxypeptidase regulatory-like domain-containing protein codes for MQRRILPLFLVLLVCSFSAAAQTVIESESKVVVRDRIATANIVVAGSSDLSGITSSVELIDPAGTVRARASKFVVTDLGGKQSLSFEMAVTDILSSVKDDIAWYRLHYTVGQASGIISMSQMIDELFELRIIASDNLLTGMSYRVRVRAVNPFTEKPAVGVRVDSTVALELAGEGERKLELKGSAVTDADGFAVVDLAIPTEAKLAGEGEITVIGLKNGIVREANENLNALKEDVQFLTMTDKSIYQPEQLINIRGILMKGGESKTVVADSELEFRVLDEDDTVLYREKTRSSAFGIASISWRIPANAKLGDYKIEIRDESGEQIGAQRVRVSRYDLPNFVVNAKPSKPYYLPGDREAEIEINADYLFGKPVTGGKVRVVEETSREWNYKEQKYDIDEGDVRQGSTDSQGKFTARFDVKKALDGLDEDDWRKYRDINYAAYFTDLTTNRTEQRRFDIRVSREPIHVYLIGATNDLNPTMPIDAYVSTFYADGTPAECDVEVKMGVEDKGNPKTVERIRTNSYGVGKITMDRPKIGDPDDDLEYKLIAKDKDGRQGTAKDDISFDEDEAAIRLETDKAIYKPGETMSVNVSSTLKTGPLYVDIVNGWSVVESRFAHLKDGRVELQIPYSDKFKGELKIVAFAEDTDDDVVSGSRGVIFPIREGISVEATFDKDIYKPGEEATISYGVLDRLGTAVESALGVTIIDRAVEERARTDSEFGGIWSNYAGWLGYGSGLGAVNVKDLNELDLTKPITDDLQLVAEVILHDSYYKPNVFHSNSYFDEAKSVFSDRITKQFEPVGAALKLTYETANYRHAVDLESFEAILLESDIRFGQMLDPWGVAYRAKFSVEKARTGSFIRDEKTLFAELGVSGLADRFGRPYRITFDAERRFYRFQIRSGGSDGKFEKYDWGGDDFTVWTNLIDYFVDTETKIADIQRSLRVIPMNETDLRSTLLAGGIDFGGLRDGFGDPLYIVTQQRSRYWDKVTTESVQNYGEDTKTDRRKVTPVTQQVIEFTIRSNGPDRKQGTYDDLTLMQIVHVLSEQGKDDPKPISIIRPIAYTASTGSIAGTVTDSNGAVIASAKIKVTNVATSIDRSGTSNAEGNYLITSLDAGTYKLRVSFDGFKDSVIENIPVKANATAKVDVTLEVGSVSSAVDVTSGGDLMMETSSSAVSTTVDGAQGSTLNFSALLKLKPGTVQTAKESSTPRLREYFPETLVWQPELLTDSNGKAALKFKMADNITTWKMYVIASTKNGKIGVAESSVTAFQSFFVDLDPPKFLTVGDEIFLPTQVRNYTQTKQRVGVKMDAANWFTSLGAGTQQIEVGAGESKNAVFGFRANIPVNGGKQRVTATAASDADAIERPVTVRPDGQEIVRTDSKIASGTQRFDLTFPSNAITATQKAELKVYPNLYSHVAESVEGLLERPYGCGEQTVSSTYPNLMLLKFAKPGSPIAVKAQNYLQKGYERLLGYQAADGGFTYWGGKDTSDVALTAYAIRFLNDAGSQITVDDDVIKRASTWLIKQQRADGSWAKRYNWETAEDTGRTKMITTYIARSLAMNKDADKSVLKPALDYLRARNNEIDEPYALALYGLASLDSGDRAAAEDVASRLESMAISEGDGVYWKLETNTPFYGWGTAGRIETTALVTQLLIKVRKDKPTERTAELISKGTIFLLKNKDRYGVWYSTQTTINVLDAFLAAIGDAKTIQAQRLEITLNGQPFKTVDVAADRIEPVIFDLTGKLDSATNAIEVRTTASAPMMTQTVATHYIEWKDADLSARSVNQSRALKLDYQCDKQAPAIMQEVNCTVRAERVGFQGYGMLLAEIGTPPGADVSRESLEKAIAADGSISRYDVLPDRIVIYMWSRAGGTNINFKFKPRYGVNAKTPASTIYDYYNPEAQAVAPPLRFTVK; via the coding sequence ATGCAACGGAGAATTCTGCCATTGTTCCTAGTGCTATTGGTCTGTTCATTTTCGGCGGCGGCGCAGACGGTGATCGAGTCCGAGTCAAAAGTCGTCGTCCGCGACCGGATCGCCACTGCCAATATTGTCGTAGCGGGCAGTAGCGACTTAAGCGGAATAACCTCATCAGTCGAACTGATCGACCCTGCGGGTACGGTACGTGCTCGGGCATCAAAATTCGTTGTGACGGATCTTGGCGGAAAACAATCGCTTAGTTTTGAAATGGCGGTCACTGACATACTTTCATCCGTCAAAGACGACATCGCTTGGTACCGTCTTCATTACACCGTCGGCCAAGCCTCCGGGATCATCTCAATGTCACAGATGATCGACGAATTGTTCGAGCTACGGATCATCGCGAGCGATAATCTCCTTACGGGTATGTCGTATCGAGTTCGCGTACGTGCCGTTAATCCGTTTACCGAAAAGCCGGCAGTTGGCGTTCGGGTCGATTCGACGGTCGCTCTTGAACTGGCGGGCGAGGGCGAGCGAAAGTTGGAACTAAAAGGTTCGGCCGTGACCGACGCGGACGGTTTCGCGGTGGTCGATCTCGCGATCCCGACCGAAGCAAAACTTGCCGGCGAAGGAGAAATAACGGTAATTGGCCTCAAAAACGGCATCGTTCGCGAGGCCAACGAGAACCTGAATGCACTTAAAGAGGATGTTCAGTTCCTGACGATGACGGACAAATCGATCTATCAGCCGGAACAGTTGATCAATATTCGCGGGATCTTGATGAAGGGCGGCGAGTCGAAGACCGTTGTTGCCGACAGCGAACTCGAATTTAGGGTGCTGGACGAGGACGACACTGTTCTCTATCGGGAAAAGACGCGTTCCTCCGCATTTGGTATCGCGTCGATAAGCTGGCGGATTCCGGCAAACGCCAAACTCGGCGACTACAAGATCGAGATCAGGGATGAAAGCGGTGAACAGATCGGAGCCCAACGAGTGCGCGTCTCGCGCTACGATCTTCCAAATTTTGTGGTCAACGCCAAACCGTCGAAGCCATATTATCTGCCCGGCGACCGCGAGGCTGAGATCGAGATCAATGCGGACTATCTTTTTGGCAAACCGGTCACCGGCGGCAAGGTCCGCGTCGTCGAGGAAACGAGTCGCGAATGGAATTACAAAGAGCAGAAATACGACATCGACGAGGGTGATGTCCGTCAGGGTTCGACCGACTCTCAGGGAAAATTTACGGCGAGATTTGACGTTAAGAAAGCCCTTGACGGTCTCGATGAAGATGACTGGAGAAAATACAGGGACATCAACTATGCGGCCTATTTTACGGACTTGACCACCAATCGAACCGAACAGCGGCGTTTCGACATACGCGTTTCGCGCGAACCGATACACGTCTATTTGATCGGCGCCACCAACGATCTGAACCCGACAATGCCGATCGACGCTTATGTCTCGACATTTTACGCCGATGGCACGCCCGCCGAGTGTGATGTCGAGGTCAAGATGGGCGTCGAGGACAAGGGTAATCCGAAAACGGTCGAGCGCATACGCACTAATTCATACGGAGTCGGCAAGATCACGATGGACCGTCCGAAGATCGGTGATCCCGATGATGATCTTGAGTACAAGTTGATCGCCAAGGATAAGGACGGCCGCCAGGGGACCGCCAAAGACGACATTTCATTTGACGAAGACGAAGCCGCGATCCGTCTCGAGACCGACAAAGCGATTTACAAGCCGGGTGAGACGATGTCGGTAAACGTCAGTTCGACGCTGAAGACGGGACCATTATATGTCGATATCGTTAACGGTTGGTCGGTGGTCGAGTCGCGCTTTGCTCACCTCAAAGACGGACGTGTGGAGTTGCAGATACCGTACAGCGATAAGTTCAAAGGCGAGTTGAAGATCGTCGCTTTTGCCGAGGATACAGATGACGACGTCGTGAGCGGTTCACGAGGAGTCATTTTCCCCATTCGCGAGGGTATTAGCGTCGAAGCGACATTTGATAAGGATATCTACAAACCGGGCGAAGAGGCGACGATCAGTTACGGAGTCCTCGACCGCCTCGGCACAGCAGTCGAGTCTGCCCTCGGCGTCACAATTATCGACCGGGCGGTTGAGGAACGTGCACGGACGGACTCAGAATTTGGCGGAATCTGGAGTAACTACGCAGGCTGGCTCGGGTATGGCAGCGGACTGGGGGCAGTAAACGTCAAGGACCTTAACGAACTTGATCTGACCAAGCCGATCACGGACGATCTGCAATTGGTTGCCGAGGTGATCCTGCACGACAGCTATTACAAGCCGAATGTTTTTCACAGCAATAGCTATTTCGACGAGGCCAAAAGCGTCTTCAGCGATCGCATCACAAAGCAGTTCGAGCCCGTCGGTGCGGCCTTGAAACTCACATATGAAACTGCGAACTATCGGCACGCGGTAGATCTCGAGAGTTTCGAGGCCATACTTCTGGAGAGCGACATTCGTTTTGGTCAGATGCTCGACCCGTGGGGTGTCGCGTACCGTGCTAAATTCTCGGTAGAAAAGGCGCGGACCGGCAGTTTTATTCGTGACGAAAAGACGTTGTTCGCCGAACTCGGAGTTTCCGGCCTTGCGGATAGATTCGGCAGGCCATATCGGATAACTTTCGATGCCGAGCGGCGTTTCTACCGTTTTCAGATCCGGAGCGGCGGCAGTGACGGCAAATTTGAGAAATATGATTGGGGCGGCGACGATTTCACGGTTTGGACCAATCTGATCGACTATTTCGTCGACACAGAAACCAAGATCGCCGATATCCAGCGTTCGCTGCGTGTGATACCGATGAATGAGACCGATCTCCGCTCAACCCTTTTGGCCGGCGGGATCGATTTTGGCGGACTGCGTGACGGGTTTGGCGATCCACTCTATATTGTGACTCAGCAGAGATCACGTTATTGGGACAAGGTTACTACCGAATCGGTACAGAACTACGGCGAAGACACAAAAACGGATCGACGAAAGGTGACGCCTGTGACGCAACAGGTCATTGAGTTTACGATCAGGAGCAACGGCCCGGACCGGAAGCAAGGGACGTATGACGACCTGACGCTAATGCAGATCGTCCACGTCTTGTCCGAGCAGGGAAAGGATGATCCGAAGCCGATATCGATCATTCGCCCGATCGCCTACACGGCATCGACGGGATCGATCGCGGGTACAGTGACCGATTCGAACGGTGCTGTTATCGCGTCCGCGAAAATAAAGGTCACTAATGTCGCCACGAGCATAGATCGCTCCGGCACCTCGAATGCGGAGGGCAACTATCTTATAACCAGCCTTGATGCCGGTACCTATAAATTACGCGTTTCATTCGACGGTTTTAAGGACTCGGTGATCGAAAATATTCCGGTCAAGGCTAACGCGACGGCAAAAGTGGACGTAACGCTCGAAGTCGGGTCGGTCAGTTCGGCCGTTGATGTGACGTCCGGCGGCGATCTGATGATGGAGACATCCAGTTCGGCGGTATCCACTACGGTCGACGGAGCACAGGGCAGCACACTTAACTTCTCCGCTCTACTTAAACTGAAGCCCGGCACTGTGCAGACCGCCAAAGAATCGTCGACCCCGCGGTTGCGTGAGTATTTTCCGGAAACACTTGTCTGGCAACCGGAACTTTTGACTGACAGCAACGGTAAGGCTGCGCTCAAATTCAAAATGGCGGACAACATTACTACGTGGAAGATGTACGTGATCGCATCGACAAAAAATGGCAAGATCGGCGTCGCGGAGAGTTCCGTGACCGCGTTTCAATCGTTCTTTGTCGATCTCGACCCGCCAAAATTCTTGACTGTCGGAGACGAGATATTTCTGCCGACACAGGTCCGAAACTATACACAGACCAAACAGCGGGTCGGGGTCAAAATGGATGCGGCGAACTGGTTCACATCGCTCGGTGCCGGAACCCAGCAGATCGAGGTCGGCGCGGGCGAGTCGAAAAATGCGGTATTCGGCTTTAGGGCAAACATACCTGTCAATGGCGGCAAGCAGCGTGTGACCGCAACTGCAGCGAGCGACGCCGACGCCATCGAACGACCGGTCACCGTCAGGCCCGACGGTCAGGAGATAGTCCGGACCGATTCTAAGATCGCGAGCGGAACGCAGCGATTCGACCTCACATTTCCAAGCAACGCGATAACGGCCACGCAAAAAGCAGAGTTAAAGGTCTATCCAAATCTCTATTCGCACGTGGCCGAGTCGGTCGAGGGGTTGCTCGAACGTCCGTACGGGTGCGGTGAGCAGACTGTATCATCGACATACCCCAATCTAATGTTGCTCAAATTTGCAAAGCCCGGTTCGCCGATCGCCGTCAAAGCGCAAAACTACCTGCAAAAGGGCTACGAGCGATTGCTCGGCTATCAGGCCGCAGATGGCGGATTTACGTACTGGGGCGGCAAAGACACGTCGGATGTCGCCCTGACGGCGTACGCAATTCGATTTTTGAATGACGCTGGATCGCAGATAACGGTTGACGATGATGTGATAAAACGCGCTTCGACGTGGCTGATAAAGCAGCAGCGTGCGGACGGGAGTTGGGCGAAAAGGTACAATTGGGAGACCGCCGAAGATACCGGCCGGACCAAGATGATCACGACCTACATCGCTCGCAGCCTGGCGATGAACAAGGACGCCGACAAGTCGGTGCTCAAGCCGGCACTCGACTATCTGCGGGCACGCAATAACGAGATCGACGAACCGTACGCACTGGCATTGTACGGGCTTGCATCGCTCGACTCGGGCGATCGTGCGGCGGCCGAAGATGTCGCTTCACGGCTCGAATCGATGGCGATCAGCGAGGGCGACGGCGTCTATTGGAAACTCGAGACCAACACGCCATTCTATGGTTGGGGAACTGCCGGGCGGATCGAGACTACGGCTCTGGTCACGCAGCTTTTGATCAAAGTGCGGAAAGACAAGCCGACAGAGCGAACGGCGGAACTGATCAGCAAGGGTACGATATTTCTGCTCAAAAATAAGGATCGGTACGGCGTGTGGTACTCGACGCAGACGACGATCAACGTGCTCGACGCGTTTTTGGCGGCGATCGGCGACGCGAAAACAATTCAGGCACAACGACTCGAGATCACACTCAACGGCCAGCCGTTCAAAACCGTCGATGTCGCCGCCGATCGCATCGAACCCGTAATTTTTGATCTGACCGGCAAGCTCGACTCGGCAACAAACGCGATCGAGGTCCGCACGACCGCATCTGCCCCGATGATGACGCAGACGGTCGCGACGCACTATATCGAATGGAAAGACGCGGATCTCTCAGCCCGTAGCGTTAACCAGTCAAGGGCGTTGAAACTCGACTACCAATGCGATAAACAGGCTCCGGCGATAATGCAGGAGGTGAATTGCACGGTCCGCGCGGAACGCGTCGGTTTTCAGGGTTACGGAATGCTGCTGGCCGAGATCGGGACCCCGCCGGGAGCGGACGTCAGCCGGGAGTCGCTGGAAAAGGCCATCGCCGCCGACGGATCGATAAGCCGCTACGATGTGTTGCCCGACCGCATCGTGATCTATATGTGGTCGCGGGCCGGCGGAACGAACATCAACTTCAAGTTCAAGCCGCGTTATGGTGTGAATGCAAAAACTCCGGCATCAACGATCTATGATTACTATAACCCGGAGGCTCAGGCCGTGGCTCCGCCACTCCGATTTACGGTGAAGTGA
- a CDS encoding nucleotidyltransferase family protein, producing MIDNSELKIGAMLLAAGGSSRLGQPKQLLRFHGTTLLRHTAEMLTKTSCWSIVVVLGADFEAANAELAGLEIHTAINENWQTGMSSSIKCGLTSLINTEPELDGVVIALCDQPFVTAEHIDRLVRGFTLHRSPITAAKYDQTAGVPALFARELFGELRQLSGDKGARLLIRNHPDQVHSVTIEEAAFDIDTPGDVLRLTSP from the coding sequence ATGATCGACAATAGCGAGTTAAAGATCGGAGCGATGTTGCTTGCCGCCGGTGGGTCGAGCCGTCTTGGGCAGCCCAAACAGCTTCTGCGGTTTCACGGCACAACGCTGCTCAGGCACACGGCCGAAATGCTCACCAAGACCTCTTGCTGGTCCATTGTCGTCGTGCTCGGTGCCGACTTCGAAGCGGCGAACGCTGAACTTGCGGGCCTCGAGATCCACACGGCAATCAACGAAAATTGGCAGACGGGAATGAGTTCGTCGATAAAGTGTGGACTGACAAGTTTGATAAATACCGAGCCGGAATTGGACGGCGTCGTCATCGCGCTTTGCGATCAACCATTCGTCACCGCCGAACACATCGACCGGCTCGTCCGCGGCTTTACTCTCCACCGCTCGCCGATCACCGCCGCGAAATACGATCAAACTGCCGGCGTCCCCGCCCTTTTCGCCCGCGAACTGTTTGGCGAACTGCGGCAACTTAGCGGCGACAAAGGTGCTCGCCTGCTCATCCGAAATCACCCCGACCAAGTGCACTCTGTCACGATCGAGGAAGCTGCGTTCGACATCGATACGCCCGGCGACGTGTTACGGCTCACTTCACCGTAA
- a CDS encoding XdhC family protein, with translation MKEIRDILDRVAAFESGQRAVLATVIEVIGSGYRLPGARMLILPDGGTAGTVSGGCLEADVLERAKLVLETGQSEIFTYDTTENEASVFSLNMGCRGVVRIKLELIGKDSEIIAAMKAAYQGRVASEDLLPPIALLLFGAGTDAIPLVRIAAELGWQVTVYDHRPAFLTAERFPKAQILVEQQPDRSPVITADALTAAVIMTHNYSRDRLILPALLRSSAFYVGTLGPKRRTEQLLEELAAAGEIFTQDQLARLYAPVGLDIGADTPEAIALSIAAEIQSVLKKRGGSHLRDRKGSIYDRQ, from the coding sequence ATGAAAGAGATCCGCGATATTTTAGACCGCGTTGCCGCGTTTGAATCGGGACAGCGCGCCGTACTTGCGACCGTGATCGAGGTAATCGGGTCGGGGTACCGTCTGCCGGGAGCGAGAATGCTCATTTTGCCCGACGGCGGCACAGCCGGCACGGTCTCGGGCGGTTGCCTTGAGGCCGACGTCCTCGAGCGTGCAAAACTCGTCCTCGAAACAGGCCAATCTGAGATCTTCACCTACGACACGACCGAAAACGAGGCCTCGGTCTTCAGCCTCAATATGGGCTGTCGCGGCGTGGTCCGGATCAAACTCGAGTTGATCGGCAAGGACAGTGAAATAATCGCCGCGATGAAGGCGGCGTATCAAGGCCGCGTCGCCTCCGAAGATCTCTTGCCGCCGATAGCTCTTTTGCTCTTCGGTGCCGGAACGGACGCGATACCGCTTGTCCGGATCGCAGCGGAACTGGGCTGGCAAGTTACGGTTTACGATCACCGGCCCGCATTTTTGACCGCCGAGAGATTCCCAAAGGCTCAAATACTCGTTGAGCAACAGCCGGACCGATCGCCCGTCATAACCGCTGACGCACTTACGGCCGCCGTAATAATGACGCACAATTACAGCCGCGACCGCTTGATACTGCCGGCATTGCTTAGGTCGAGCGCATTTTACGTCGGAACCCTTGGCCCAAAACGCCGAACTGAACAGTTACTTGAGGAACTCGCCGCCGCCGGCGAGATTTTTACCCAAGACCAGCTTGCGAGGCTATACGCTCCGGTCGGGCTCGACATCGGTGCCGACACGCCCGAGGCCATCGCACTCTCGATCGCCGCCGAGATTCAGAGTGTTTTGAAAAAAAGAGGCGGCAGTCACCTGCGCGACCGAAAGGGCTCGATCTATGATCGACAATAG